One window of Globicephala melas chromosome 2, mGloMel1.2, whole genome shotgun sequence genomic DNA carries:
- the LBHD2 gene encoding LBH domain-containing protein 2, with the protein MKGRGEGQPVGVGGERGGTKGGSEPRRANGASSSKPGVAAPARASSAGGSISSALSLWPPNSDSSMSAPQPAVPELNQLRRLEAWQERGAPLGGDKQGSLEEGRKENGRAMVGAREKGPRVGQRLPSIVVEPGEGRAVASGELCWPPEGAQRGSAQSQAAAPPSPRLPGAPGKVPDDAGSKRASSEDQSPRTQRWDEDMASFRCPWALTAGRASAPERPGPAWAPSRQS; encoded by the exons ATGAAGGGCCGGGGCGAGGGACAGCCCGTGGGCGTGGGCGGAGAGCGCGGGGGGACGAAGGGAGGGAGCGAGCCACGGAGGGCGAACGGGGCGAGCAGCTCCAAGCCCGGCGTGGCAGCCCCGGCGCGGGCATCCAGCGCGGGCGG TTCTATCAGCTCTGCGTTGTCTCTGTGGCCA CCCAACAGTGACAGCAGCATGAGTGCCCCCCAGCCCGCCGTGCCAGAGCTGAACCAGCTGAGGAGGCTGGAGGCCTGGCAGGAAAG AGGAGCACCCCTGGGCGGGGACAAGCAGGGTTCCCTggaggagggcaggaaggagaatggcagg GCCATGGTGGGTGCCCGGGAGAAGGGCCCTCGGGTGGGCCAGCGGCTGCCCTCAATCGTGGTGGAGCCCGGCGAGGGGCGTGCCGTGGCGAGCGGGGAGCTGTGTTGGCCTCCGGAGGGCGCCCAGAGGGGGTCCGCCCAGAGccaggctgctgct CCTCCCTCACCGCGTCTGCCGGGAGCACCAGGGAAGGTTCCAGATGACGCTGGCAGCAAGCGTGCCAGCTCTGAGGACCAGTCCCCCCGCACCCAGCGATGGGACGAGGACATGGCCAGCTTCCGCTGTCCCTGGGCTCTGACAGCTGGGAGGGCCTCAGCCCCAGAGCGGCCTGGGCCTGCCTGGGCGCCCAGTAGGCAGAGCTGA